The genomic interval ATACCAGGCAAATCCAGATTGGTAAAATTCTATGGgatacctgaccagtactccttaataccctcaaggtcatgaaaaacaaggaaagagtaGGAAACTGTCATAGACCAGAGGAGACcgaggagacatgacaactaaatgcaatgtggtattCTGCATTGAATCCTGGACCAGAAACAGGACTTTAATGAGAAACATGGAGAAATCCAATTAAGGGTAGAGTTTAGTTAGTAGTAATGTACCAAtgccattttctttgctttgacaAATGCATCATGGTAGGTAGTATAGTCATGGAGAAACAAAGTGAGGACTGTCTAGGAACTCTGTACTATTTATGCAActtttctattaatttaaaattattccagcgctgcctgggtgggtggcttagttggttaagtgtccgacttcagttcaggtcatgatctcatggttcgtgggttcgagccccgtgttgggctctgagctgtcagtactgctttcagattctgtgtctccctctctctctgtccctcccctgcttgtgctctctctcaaaaagaaataaagattaaaaaattgttccaaaataacattttaaaattcccaagttttatcatgttttatttagatatttaataGAAATTTCCCAGAGATGTAGTTGAAGCTGATGAATAAGCCCagggaataatatttttaaaaaacatggcaactgaaaattattttaagataatgatTCTTCTGCAGCTTATCAGAGTAGGCACCATCATTTCTCTAAGTTTTTGCATTTTGAGGGATAACTGGACAGTATGGAATTTGCTTCACAAGATACTCTTTGCATTTCTGAGGAAAGTGCTGGGAACAAAGTGATCTGCTTTGGAGAATGGTCTGAAAAGGGCTCGAGCATCCTCTCCAGCTGTCAGTGTCTTCATACTCCATTTGATTCTATTTCAACTGTCTCGCCAGCTAGGCTACCTGTGATACATTTAGAAGcgaaattatttttctataactgtggctgcttcccttccctgttctAAACAGACCACCCTTTAAGAAGGCAACATTTCCAGAGAATTTCAAGACGCTAACTGGGAAAATATGTCATGGCTCAGTAGAATACCTAAACCTTTGGTCCCAGAGTTTGCCACAGATTCTGACTCATGGTTGAATTGATCACCTATTtgacttccagggaagatggtggGTTAGGAGGATCCTAACCTTACCTCATCTCACAGATACACCTAGATAACACCCATATCAgttgtaaataacccagaaaatgacccaaagactggcagaacagactctacATAGTTGATAGAGAAGAGGGCACATCAAAAATGGTGGAAGGGTAAAGGTGTGGTCAGGAGAAAAACTGAAATGTAAGACTGTCCCCTGGAGGGCAGGAAGTGCAAGCATGAAGAAGGCAGAGGAGCAGACCCtacaccaggcaccccaggcaggGGCAATCTGAACTGGGAAGACGAATCTCCATAGCATTTGGATTTAAAACCAGAGGGGTTTTTCCAATCAGTGAGGCTTAATACCTGGaagtttaaaaatcagcaggctcaTCTCTGGGAGAGTTAGAGGGTGGTAGGAAACTGAGTtcccacccttaaagagacagcacaacaacaGTCCTCCATAGATACAGCAtggaagcagcagtttgaaaaattaaataaataaataaataaagtgattatttattaatttcagaaCATGTGCTGGAGCGGTGGAGATCATTAAGAGACTTCTTTAAGAATGAAAGAACTGGTGGTGCTatttccctcccctgcactcaAGCCTAGATAGATGGACACCTAGGAAACCAGCATGAACACTGTCAACCTAGCTTGCTAAAAGTGTCCCCCACCACCACGTTCTCCTCCCGACCTGCCTCCTTTAATATGCCTTTGGCTGGAGCCCATCAAAAGCACTGCCACAAGTTTGGCAGTGTGTAAGCAATCCTATCAGTGGCCAGCACCACTCCAATATGACCCTGTCTggggcagctgtgtggctcagttggttaagcatccaacttcaactcaggtcacggtctcccagtttgtgagttcgagtctagCTCGATATAACAAGTgttaatatttatgcacccaatatgaAAGcagccaaatacataaagcaactattaacagATATAAAAGAAGTAATTGATTGGAATACTCTAATAGTATGGGACTtgaacaccccacttacatcaatgggtTGATCAgataaaaaatcaacaaggaaacagtggctttgaatgacatactggaccagaCGGATctaagatatattcagaacattccattttaaaagaGTGGaaagcacattcttttcaagtgcacatggaacattgtCCAGAATAGatcaggccacaaaacaagtttcaacaaattcaaaaagatcaaagtcatattATGCATCTTTTTCTAACCATCTGCTTATGAAACCAGAAATCGACCATATGAAAATATCTGataagagcacaaatacatggaggttaaataacatgctactaaataatgaacGGGTCAATCAAGAAATTAgactggaaataaaaaatgtagacacaaatgaaaatgttaacaCAGTGGTCCCAAATCTTTGAGATGCCGgggcactcagtcagttaagtgccccaggtcatgatctcacagtttgtgagatcaagccccatattgggctccaagctgacagtccaagagccttcttgggattctctccctctctctctgcccctccccccaaagaaatcaactttctttaaaaaaggaaaaaaacctttgacttttaaatatggagaacaaattgttggttgccagaggggactTGGGGgcgggatgggtgaaataggtgaaggggattaaaagggGTGATGTGTGGGAGATCTAGTGATCTTGTCTTTCCCAGACAGATATAGTAATCTATTCTATAgctgtttatatatattaatatataaatatctattaatatttgTCTTAAAAATCCAACATTATGTGTTCACTGACTTAGTTAACTTGGTATAGACaagtagaaaataatttagatttattCATACAGTTTTACAGACAACTATTTTTAAAGGTTCTTCCCAAGTCTATTGTCTTAGGGTAAatctttggttttatttagtCCTAATTAATCTCAtcctaaatattcaaatattaataagATTCTTTTACtccaaattaaaacattaaacacaaaATTAGAAAGTTTTATATAGCATTTAggatatttacatacatacacaactCAGCAAAGtgtacaaataaaacatttaagtaacattgataacaaatataaaaatattcttttaatatattgagtTCTGCTTAGATATTTATGAAACTATTATATTAGATTTGCAACATTTATGACTGGGAGGTCCTCAAATAGCTGCTTCAGAACAtgtcttattttcagaaaatgccTCAAATAGACATTAATGCCTGTATGTCTAAATGTGGTATGTTTCAAGTGATTGTTGTTTAAATTTCTGTTGTGGATGTCTTAGGATCTCTGAATTgttctttaaacaaataaaacaaaataaggtaaaaaatacTTACCATCTGGCATCCTTATTCTGTTGATACATCTCCCAAGTatagcataaaattaaaatatagcataccaaaatcaaaggcaaagggaaaaaaaacgtTGTTATCGTCAAATAAAGTGTATATCtgtaaatgagagagagagagacagacagagacagagacagagacagagagcgaagACAGGGTTGTTATATTCATAATGCCAGGAACTGTCTTTTACAGTTTATGAGGCATGATTCTCTAATTTTTCAGGGCTCAGGATAAAAGTCCTTGGAGAAGGACTTTTATGTAGAGAAGTCTTCCTCTTCATTATTTGCCAACAATTTGCTCTTTGTTCTCTAGCCAAGCCCAGCACTAGTGAGTACAAACAGGTGCGAATACATATTATTACCATTATCTTCTGTGTTATCTACAACACTACAGAACAGCAAGTAGCATTTATTATATAGTAGACACTGCTCTGAGtgcttcacatatttttatcCACTGAATCTGGACAATGCCATGATTATAATTACCATTTGTATTCCCATGTTATAGAAGAGCAAAGTAaggcacagaggggttaagtGGCTTGCCTAAGGATATCCAGCTAAATAAGTAGGAGAGGTGGGATTTGAAGCCATAAGACAGTTGAGTTGCACAGCCCACCATTGTAATCAAGGCTCCAGATGGCCTCTCGATGGGCCTGTTGTGAGATGAGCCCCGTCCTTTCCTTGATGCTCCCCCGGGGAAGATTCTCAGGTAAGCCAATTCCAGTTTTGCACAGATGCCAGGTGTCCTCCTGCCTGGAAGGAGCTTGGTGTTGGTGCAAGAAGGCAGCCCACACCGGGTGGGTGTGCACAgggtggcagagggagagcacCTCGGAGCAGAGGGACTCTGAAAGCCACATGGTGGTTCCAGTCTCAGTTCACCATAAGAACTTAATTCTAGGGGGAACAACAGAGGCTAGAACCTCAGAAAATAGCCCTTATGATAACCAACCAAAAACAGCAGATACAGCTGCTGGTACAAAATAGTTAATCATTGTTATTTCTTTGACACAGGCTAAGTCCTCTAGTCACCTGAGGTTGTGCTGTTCTGTTAAATAGGTTGGGGTACATACTAATAATCTATCAGCCCCCAGTGATTAAATATCATTTCACCTTTAGACTGGCAGATGGCTTTTGTTTGTGAGTGCAGCCAGTGCTGGTGGCAGAAAATGATGAATACGGACAATCAATCCTACTGATGCTGTGGTCCTCTGGAGATTTTTGTTACTGAATTTGTAGCCTTGCAAGGGCCTCTACCTCCATCCCTCTTGGGCTGTGACTACCTGATGCAGAAACGTCTCCTCTATTTGACAAGTGGTGGATGGGAAAAAGGAATCTTTCAGATTGACATGAGATTATATAGAAAGCACCTAGCACAGTATGTAGCCTATAGTAGGTGGTCAAAAAATTTTAGTTATAGACTCCAATGGTGtgttcaaaatttcaaaaaatttttgacttaatttttcttttcaaattaaaatgtgagaaataaattgtaTTGGCTGCTTATTAGTTACctagagctgctgtaacaaatgaccacaaactgagtggcttaaagcaacagaaatttgttgTCTCAGTTGTGGAGGTAGAAGttaaggggaacctgggtggctcagtcaactaagtgtccaactcttgattttagctcaagtcatgatctcatggtcataagatCAAACATCATGTTGGGGgtctgggctgagtgtggagcctgcttgggattctctttctccctctctccccaactctctctctctgtctctccctctcaaaaaaagtatgaaaataagATGCTGGCAGGGCTGGGTTTTTTTGGAAGCTCTGAGGGAGAATCTATACCTGCCTCTCTGGTAGTTTCTGGCAATCCTTGGTGTTATTTCACTTGTAGACACATCACTCccatccctgcctctgtcttcacaggctatctctctcctctgtgtgtctcttcagACCTCGCTCTCCCTCGGAGGACACCAATCACTGGATTTAGGGCACACTTGGATCCAGCATGACCTCGTTTAATTAGATgatatctgcaaagaccttatttctaaataaggtcacattcacaggtactgggAATTAGGACTTGAATATATCTTTTGAGGGGAAAAGCAAACTCAAACCAAACTCCAGTGGCACACTGATAAGGTTGGAGTCTTGGTAACACCTAACCCTTTTGGAAAATTTACCCCTCCCTTGATTTTTGCATACCCACTGTGTCTGGTTGTCATGGATCtttaaaatccatatttaaatacatttgtgtCCACTGAGGCTACAGAATTAAACTCCAACTCTTTTTCTAAAGGTTACTCTCCCCTTAAAATCAAACTACTGACTTGATTGTGGAAAGCAGAAAGCAAAGTGGGGAGACTGCCCCTTAGAGGGTCCCCAAGGACACTTACGCGGCTGCTCACATGTTGACAAGGAGGATGAAACACTTCACAACTTAattcaactctttttttcttaagttttaacaACCTACCGGAGCACATCGTCAGGGGATGTTAAATCAAAAGCACAACTCTCCACGCCATCTTTAAATTTGATGATCTTTGAGTAGACCCAGACAGGCAATGCCAGAATAAAGGAAGCTGCCCAAAGGCCCAAATTGATGCGGATGGTCTTGTACCTCGTTCTCCAACTTGTAAGTCGAAATGGTTGGACGAGAGCCAAGTACCTGCAAAGCCAGTTAAGAAGGGTTTGGGAACAATCAATAAACCACTGAGCTGCCAGGATGAAAGGTTCATGACAAGAGtaaattattagtattattatcttCCCTGAAGCACACCTCTATCAGGGTAAAagaaagttctattttttaagagcTGGCTGGTACCTGTAGAGAAAACAACTCTTGACACTGCAAGTCTGAATAAACCACTCACTGAAATAGCTCTCACTTCCCCGAACACACTGATAATGGTAAAATTCTGCCCTGTGCAAACTCAGTCTTTACAAAAATGGTTCCCGTGTAGGGTTGGGTTCTGAAAAACTCTGTCTCTGAGCAGGGATTTCCTCTAGGAGGGAGGAGCCCTCTTCCCAGTAGGCTTTACTAACgtgaaggcaggaaggaggcaaGTGCACTGGCTGGTAGGAGAATCCTCAGCCAGGATGAGGTTCTGGGCCATTGGGACAGACATTTTGCCCAGATGGCTTTCCAGTGGGGGGCCCCAGGCTCTTGGAAGTTTAGTTCATAGAAATCATAGTGAGGATAAACCAACATGACTAGTACAGACAAGGCAGATTTCTCTGGGAATTGGGGCTGGAGGCCAGAGAGGGGAAATGGGCTACTTTCAGGGGGaagtggttttctttcttttcttttctttcttttttttctcattttttgattCAGAAAAAAAGCATCATCATTAATTAAGCTTGATGTCCTGACATGTCAAATGTATTTGGTTCTCCAGCAAATCTGAGAATGTTTCAGAAACAACTGAAAGCTAAAAGGTGAGAGGGAGCCTCGACCCAGAAGAAAGGGTATCTGTGAAAGCACAGTTTTGCTGGAGGTGGGGAGTTGGAAGGTAGTATCCATACACATTAAGTAAATGTGAAACACATTTTGatggttatttaatttttgtagagCTACttaagatttctaaaaataaaaaaaaacttgcttgtcccctgttcttttaattttgcttaagaGGCAGGACGTTTTAAGGGACGCTTGGTTAAGGGACCCCTCGGCATTCAGGGAGATGCTTGTGGCCCCAGGTACCCTAGCTGCTCCTCTTCTGCACACTGCACCCTCATCACCTGTGGCTGAGGAGGaggacccctccctccctcgtGTACAGTCATGAGGTAGTGATTGTACAGCAGTTCATCCACCATTCTGTCTGGGATGAAAGGATAATGGGGTCATGGCATCAATAGATTAGGGACTCTTCTCTGGTTATATCTTTACCCAGCAACCTCCTTCCCCCACCTGAAAACCCCTCACTGGTTTTCCATTGCCTTTCAGATAAAATTCAGAATTCTTACCATTACTTGCAAGGTCTTTCTCCACTTGCCCCTGCCTGTCACTCAGGCTGCAGCTTGTTCACTGTCTCTCTGGCCTTCCTTCAAACTCTATCCCCTTTCAGGGCCAGTGCATGCTGTCTTAACCTGCCTGAGaatctccctctgtttcttcttgctcttccttTGAGTCTCCTTTTAATAATAGTCTGTGTGtctcagggcaccttggtggctcagttggttcaatgtctaacttcagctcaggtcattgtctcatggtctgtgggtctgtgggtttgagccctgcactgggctctgtgctgacagctcagagcctggatcctgcttcgaattctgtgtctctctctctctctctgcctctccccagcttgtgttctctctctctctctttcaatagtaaataaataagctttaaaaagttattaaaaatagtcTGTGTGtctcagagaagccttctctgaccacttACTCCATACAATGACTATAAATGCAGATGGTGGGCGAATTCTACTTTTCCTTCCTAGTATATATCACTGTGTGGAAACACATTTACTGTGTGATTCTTCATTTAATGTCTGTCTACATCTTGGGAGTGGAAGCCCCATGAAAGCAGGAACCTTGACTGTTAGTTTAAAGCTCTTGTATCGCCAGTTCCTGGCctataacaataaatatttgttgaatgggaGATTTGGCTCCTACTTACTGACTTTTGATGTTCTAGagaatttatttacaaaagtagccatctatgaaaaactaGGCAGCTTTCATCTGGAggtatatacatttaatattttggatGTCTACATAATTTTTTGGTATTGATTAGGAACCCACTACTGAAATATTTCATACACCTATAGTTATTATTAatcaaagaaagatgaaaattatcAGATGCACTTGAAATTTGTGATTTGTTAAATTGGCAATATTTAAATGACTTAAATGTAGaagtgcctgggtcactcagtgaggtaagcatctgactttgcctcaggtcatgatttcaaagttcatgagttcagcctTGCATTGTGCTCTTTGCTCTCAGGGCAGAGTCTGCTCcgcatcctctgtctccctctctgtctgccctttccctgcttgcatgtgcatgtgctcattctctctctctctctctctctctctctctctctctctctctctctctctctcaaaaacatttaaaatggcttAAATGTATAAGCGATAAGGCTTACTAATGGCACTGACATGGCCAATGCCATGGTTATAGCCTTGCAAAGAAAACTCCACTTCTGTTTGACAAAACCTCAGGCTTTGTTGAAGCTTTATGCATTTAGTACAGTTGAAACTATAAGAAATGCTGAGAAGGAAAAGGTTCAGTTTTACAGACTCTTAATTGCTCTCCTGCATGTGATCCTCtagagtgagggcagagagaaggtaaGTACCCAAGGGTCTTaattctaaaataacattttagcatCTTGTGTTCATTAGATTAAAAAAGTGacatgaaggggtgcctgggtggctcgattggttaagtgtcaactcttggttttggctctggtcatgatcccacagtcatgagatcgagccacacctctgtgctgagtggggagcctgcttgggattgtatctctccctctctctgcccctccccctttactctctctctctctctaaatcaataaacattaaaacgagaaaaaaattaaaaagtgacattCAGATATATAAGACACcatgcacatgtacatacacactcACAGAAAAGAACCTGTGAACATTAGGGAATATATACAGCGGGTCTGTTCCAGTGGAGACAATGTCTGTTCACTTTATTTGCAGTAAGAGGTTTACAGAAGAGCTACAATTTCCCATCTTTAAAGAAAGGCCAAAACTCTCCTGCCTTCAGGGTACAGGATATAAAAACCTTTTATTATCTCTGAGAATGGGCTTGTGATTGGTAAGACCTGTGCATTAGATTGTGTTCCTGCAGGTgggcctgccctctccctgcgTTGGAGCATGGCCAAGCTCACCAGGCTTTACCTAAGACATTGTGAGTGATGGCTGGCATCAGATGAACCAAACAGAcctacattgattttttttaaacatttactcacttttgagagccagagtgtgagcggggaagggcagagagagagggagacatagaacttgaagcaggctccaggccctgagctgtcagcacagagccctacggggggggctccaactcacaagtcatgagatcatgacctcagcctaagtcagacacttaaccgactgagccacctacgtgcccctaaactgatttttaaatgtgctcTCAATTATAAATTGAGAAGCAAAATCTatattttgagaattcttttgCGGAAAAGCAATAAGATATAAAAAACGCATTAAACACCACCATCATTATTCATGTCTGATAATGATCCACTGAATGATTTCTATGAACCTTGCTcttcctttgtttattcatttgaaaaactgATCATCATTTCCTCACCCCAAAGACACACATAGAATGGTAATGGTAAAAGAGGCAGAGCTCAGGAAGAGGTCATGGATGGACCCAGGGAAATTTAATATAGCACTCGAGACTGACAGTCATTcatttgtcaggttttttttgAGCACCTATACCAGGCACTGTCACACAGACACTTGGGATATATTAGCAATCAAGGACCCTGCCTTCATGGAATTTACATTGAAGCATAGAAGAAACTGAACAATaaacagtacacacacacatccacacaaaaTATAAGTTAAACTATGTAATATATTGaaagcaagggagaaagaaaaagtaaatcaaGCAAGAAGGGGTCCAGTGTGCTGGGTTGGGGTAGGGATGGGATGAAGATGGATGGAGATTTTGCAAGGACATCTTAGGTTGCCTGCTTCCTGAAGAGGTCAGATAATAAGGTTGTTACGACCCATCTGCCATCCCTAGAGACAGCCTGGATCTGAACTGGGCTCCACCACTCACTGGCTCCATAAGTGCTCACCATCACTATCATCTCCTTGAATAACATCAGCTTACATGGTCGGTGAATATGGCTATGGAACATTCCAGGTCACAGTCCGATGCATTTCCAATGATGTTAATTAAATATTAGTATTTGTATTAACTCGTCATAATGATGGGtataaaagatgttaaatatgGTCTTCCTGGTACTGTAATATCTCTTTATCACTATCCAGGAGCCCAAACCTATTCCCCAGATTCCTTCCAGCTGCTAGGTGATAACAAGAGTCTATGAGACATTGAACATACCAGAAACAGCCCTGGACAGAGAGTAAGGAGATGTACTTCAGTTCTCAGTTCTGCCATTGACTCTCTATGTGCCTTCAGAAAATACCCTCATGTCTTagggcctcagtctccttattGCAAGAATGATGGGGGGGCACTTATTCTGGTTTCCAACATTTCATGATTTCAAGATACATTTATCTTGCAGTGAATTAGAAATAAGACtgaagtaaaaaagaatgaataggaaaaagattttagtgttttaaattttccattaaacATATAGTTCTATGAAAGttggaaaatatattcttaagCCCTACCATAAAATAAGCAATGTAAGAGGAACCTTGCTGTTACAAACCAGCAGGTGTTGCTTAAATTGGAATGAGCATGGGAAAGCACAAGCACTTCTCAATTATGCGAAGCCATTTCAGAGTTTCTTCACGTACCTGTCCACACTCATTACAGTCATGATGGCAGTACAGGCAAACTGGTTGCAAGTATCCAGGGATGTTATAATGGTGCAGAGAGGCCCCCCAAACACCCACTCTCCTCCCCGTGCCCACTGATGAATTAGAAAAGGCATTCCAATGATGTGGACCAGATCAGCCACAGCCAGGTTGCAGATATAAATGTCAGGAATAGTTTTTTTCCTGGACCTGAAAGAAAAGCAGGGAAACTGATATTAAAATTATGCACCTTCTTCAATTTATGCCACCTGTTGCAATTCCCAAGTTacctaaatgcattttaaaaggagttaaaagaaaacctacacaaatgaatgtatgaatgccTAGTCTTGTgtacatttaaacattttgaacTATATATCTGATAACTTTCTGTGGTGGTTTAAAGATATGTCCACAAATTGTTTGATGCTGCTTTCAAAAGATGGAGCCTAATTATCTCCTTTTGAGTGTGGTTAAACTTAGTAACCCACTTTTCACACATGGAATATGGTGG from Suricata suricatta isolate VVHF042 chromosome 7, meerkat_22Aug2017_6uvM2_HiC, whole genome shotgun sequence carries:
- the MCHR2 gene encoding melanin-concentrating hormone receptor 2; protein product: MNSLHLSCWNTSAELLNKSCNKEFAYQRLSIVDTILLPSMIGIICSLGLVGNIIIVFTIIRSRKKTIPDIYICNLAVADLVHIIGMPFLIHQWARGGEWVFGGPLCTIITSLDTCNQFACTAIMTVMSVDRYLALVQPFRLTSWRTRYKTIRINLGLWAASFILALPVWVYSKIIKFKDGVESCAFDLTSPDDVLRYTLYLTITTFFFPLPLILVCYILILCYTWEMYQQNKDARCYNPSVPKQRVMKLTKMVLVLVAVFILSAAPYHVIQLVNLQMEQPTLAFHVGYYVSICFSYASSSINPFLYIVLSGNFRKRLPQVQRRVTEKEINNIQNTLKSSF